The genomic region cctgccctggcaggtggattctttaacactgaactACCAGGTTAAATCCTAATTCCGGAGATGAGGGACTCAGGTGCCTGCTGATTTTCAACGCCTATCTTCCAAGTGCACCTTGCTTGCTTGCATCTCACATAGGCGGAGGTGCAGGGGGAGGATTGCTCTAGGCTGGTTTATGGGATGGCAGGAAGCTGGTGCCAGCAACATCCACTCTCATCAATTGACTGCTAGTCGGTCATGTGGCCACTTCTACATGCAGAGGAGGTTGGGAAAGAGATTAGCTGTGGgcccaggaggaagagaaaatagaTTTGGTAGACAAAGTCTTTTGCTGTTTAAAGACCATTTTTTCTTCTACAAGGGATACGTCAGTCAATTTATTTGGTATTTAACCAAAGAAAAGCTATTTGTTCCAGAGCTAGAGGAAAACAGGCCGTGTTGATCTACATTGGAGATCACGCCATTCTGTACTTAACGGGCAATTTAAGGGACCTTCAAGGGTAAATTTAGTACCAAGGGACTGAGAATTTGGTTCCAGTGTGAACTGGAATTCCACTATATTTCCAGCAAGGCCTGCTTTCCTATCATAGAGATATATCTTGTCTTCCCACTATATAATCAGTGCTGGGGAGATAGTGAAAACCCATCTTTATGTGTACAGTTTAAAGAGCAACTTCTATTAACTTATTGGATTTCACAACCTTATGAGATATATGTAGTCAGGACAGTCTAGATTATGCTGTGGTAAAAAGCTCCCCCACAAACCGCATTGAGTGCACAGAGGAAATGTTTCACATTTCTGCTGCATGTCTACTGTGGGTTGGGTGTGGCTCTGCTTCACGCCATTTTTCTCTGGGACCCAGGTCAATATTTGAATATTGCTGGTTAACACGGAAAAGGGAAAAGTGTAGTGATGCATTCTCTCTTGCATTTCATTGGCCAGAAGAAGTCATAGGCCGAGCCCAGTGGCCACTGGAGATCTATGTGGAGGCATCAAGTCATCAACTGAAAATGAGCTTAGAGCTCAGAGGTGAGGTCAGCGATGGAGAAATTTTGAATCTAAAGCCAGGAGACTGGCCAAGGATGTAGCCTTGTAAAGGAACAAGGTTCTGGGAATTCCCGGGTAGTCtgatggttaggactccaagctttcactgcagagggcgcTGGCCAGGGAACGAAGATCCAGGAAACCACACtgagtagccaaaaaaaaaaaaaaagtcgggggggaaagaaagaaaacaaggttCAGGATGActcatgacttagcagctgagcagAGAAAGTGGGGTTggccaaggaaactgaggcacaaccAGGGAGGTGGAAGGAAAAGAGATGCAGGCTAGGCGATGGGAGCCTGTGGTAGGAGGCAGGCAGCCACTGTGCTGAAAGATGGGAGGGGCTGAAGGAGAGGACCTAACTTCTGGGTTTAGCAATAGTCCTGTGATGCCGAATAGAGCTGTTTCCATTAAGCAAGGGGTGGAGACAGAAGTTAATTGGTGAGGTTTGAGGAGATAATGAGAGGTAAGGAATGGAAACCGAGAACTTTGGCTAGGAAGGAGATAAGGCAGCTGGAGGGAACGTACAGCAGAGAGAGTTGGTTCTCCATGGGAAGGAGCAGAGCACATTTCTAGAAACAGATGGTGCAGGAGATAAAGGCGGTGGGATGGGGGAGTGGACTCCCAGGAGGACTTGGGGGGAAGGGGGCGAGCTGGGCTCAGTGGGAAGAGGAAGGACAGAGTCCAGATGGGGTCGTTGGTTAGATTTGATGCTGGAAAGGGCCTTCCTGCCCAGTGAGTTTCTATTTTCTCAAAGAGGTGAGAGAAAGTGGGCCGGGGTGTGGGAGGTGGAGAGGAGAGGGGGTGTGAAGAGCGGCTCTGAAGGGGCCCTCACGCAAGCGAGAGGAGTAGAGTCAGAGGCCGTGAGGTCTCTCGAGATTCCTTGCAGTGAGTTTCAAACGGGATCAGTCTGTAGGCGGGGTGTTCCTCCTCCAGGAACAAGCAGCTGGTCACGGCGGGTGGAGGGGGCGGTAACTGGTTTAAGTCAGGATGGAGCTTTTTCTACCAAGTATcatgggagagggggagaggcgaggagggagggtttttttttttcattgaagtatagctgatttacaatgtgttagtttctgctgtatagtgattcagttatacatttatatacattctttttaacaattcttttccattatgatttatcataggatattgaatgtagttctctgtgctatacagtaggaccttgttgtttatccatcttatatTTAAtaacttacatctgctaacctcaACCTCCATAccgcccctcccccaaccccctcccccttaGTATACCATAGCATGGTAACCATTCTATGTCCATGAGTCTCTTTCTGGTtcacagataggttcatttgtgtcatattttagatttcacatatgcgATATTGTATggtattttgtctttctctgacttcacttagtatgatcatctctagttccatccatgttgttgtaaatggcattatttcattcttcttttatgactgagtagtattccgttgtataatatatgccacatcttctttacccattcatctgtcagtggacatttaggttgcttccaggtcttggATATTGTGAATAACGCTGCTATAGACATAGcgatgtgtgtatctttttgaattaagagttttgtccagatatatgcccaggaatgggattcctggatcatatgttaattctgttttttagtttcctgaggaacttccacactgttttccatgctgtctgcaccaacttatattcccaccagcagtgtaggagggttctcttttctgaaGGAAGTTTTGAGTGAGAATGAGTGAATTACAGAATAGACCACAAAATCTAAGCTGGGCAAAATTGAAATGAATAGGGTGTGGAGTTCAACATTGAGAAAGTGGTTGAGATCAAGGTCATTGAACCCTGGAGTAGAGGAATGGTTGTCAGAAGGTGAGAAGGAGGAGTTGATTTCAGAGGTGGTGTCGTCATTAGTAATGACAATGTCAAGGGGTGGCCATGGGAGCCATGGCCAAGATAAGAACTTACCCTCCTTGGGTAACCTTATCTGCTGTTCTCCCCAGAGGCCCTTGGCTATAAACAGTGCTAACACGGCACGAACCAGGTACTGGATGAAGAGCTTTGAGTTAGTTGCCTCTCCTCAGGGAAGATGTAGGGGGTTTGTAGGAAGTAGGGGTGGATGAACTGACTTGCTTGCCTGTTCTACCAACACTGAGACAGCACCACCAATGCTATGGGCTAAACAGACAGCCCTGGCCCCAACCAGCTCAGACCTGAGTGGAGGCATTGGTTACCAATGCAACTCAAGGCAGGAGACAAGAGCTCATGGGACAGGGCCCAGTGGAGGGAAAGGAATAAGACcctaaaaaaaaagtatcataaagaatctccctacaatgcaggggactccagtttgattccctgggttggaaagatcccctggagaagggaatgactacccactccagtatttttacctggagaattccatggatggaggagcctggtgggctatagttcatggggtctcaaaagagtcagacacgactgagcaactaactgctCACTAGGGGAAATGCTCGcttatttcacaaatgaggaaaagaTCAGGGAGCTTGGGTTCTCTTGTTGCACAGCTGGACACCCACGCTTCTCTACCTAGGCATCTTTTTGCTTCCTCAGCAGATACTCGGCAGGCCTGGAACCTACAGATCTACCTGTGCAGGGCTAGTATACCTTGCAGCCTCTTACCTGTGTGCCCAGATTGATTGTACCTGGATCCTTCCCCCAAATAAGGGCTCATTGACAGTCATTGGGGAGGGTGAGAAGGGGGCATCCCTTCCTTGATGCTCTGAAGAACCCAAATCAGAAGCCCACGGAGGTGGCTCCAGTTCCTAAGGCCCCACTGCTCCATCTTCCTCTCAGATCTCATGCTCCCATCTGAGAAGGAATGGGTGCACAGCGCCATGCGCAGGTGCGTGGTTTGACCAGCAGGTGGCGCCAGAtaaagcctcccagcctcccaaggaGGTGGGGAAGCCTGGATGGATACACCCACAGACCTAGGGTTAAGACTTCAGAACGCCCTGGCCAAGTTGGACTCCTGGAGGAAATGGTAGTGAGAAGAGATGGCGCAGAAGCCATCCCAAGAGATACAGGCTTCATCCTCTCACCTGAGGCATCATCTCCCCCCACGGGCATCTAGGTGAGCTGACTGCCAAGACGATAGTCTGGCTGCTGAGAGGGACTTCAGGCCTGCCTTCCCATCAGCCTGACTGTGGGTTAGTCTTCTCCCTGTCTTAAATTCCCTCTCCATTTCCAGATGAGGGTGGCCTGTAGTAACCATCAAGATTTCAGAGGTATCTCTTCCCCACCACCATTAAGCTCCCTTGTGATAAGAGACTGAAGGTAACAGAAGCGGGTTTTAAATGCCCAGAAGTGTCAGTTTTATTTGTCAGTGCAAGTACAGAGCTAAGGCACAACCTGGTTGTTTCCAAGAGTTAgaggggcagcagtggagatgggaAGCAAGCCCTCTTGGACGCTGGGCCCTCCGGTGGGCTTCTTGGCTGGGGTCTGGGCCTCAGCCCCGAGCCCCAGCAAACCCAAGGCTGTGTTGAACAGGTTGATGGGCGTGGAACCATCGGTGATGAGGGTCGATTTTAGGCCCAGGCTCTGCAGCAGTTTTACCTAGAAGGAGCAAGAGGCGGGTGAAAACACAATCAGACCCTAGTCCCTTCCCTCATCCCCTTGGCCGCCCCTCTGCGAGGGGGACTGCCCCATTCTGGGCCCTCACACTGCAGCTGCTGCCCAAACCATCCTCATAGGACTATTCAGTGACAAGTGAGGACCACAGGGGAGCCTGAGGGTTTCATCCTCTCCCAGGCCTCAAGAACCTCAAAGCTCTGGCCACTGCCTGCCACTGCCTCCAGGAGCTCAGCATTCCCCGCCCTTCACCTGCCAGGTGGCAGCCATCCAGAGCTTTCTGTTCCTTAATTGTACCTTGGAGCCTCTGCTGGGAAGCCCTCATCGACTCTGCAGAATTTGAGTATCCCCTCTTCAGAGGGGCGCCCCCTTACCCAGCTAATCTGCAGCCTTCCTCCCCCTTTCTCCATATCACCCTGTTTGACTTCTTTTGAAGCAACTTGTCATGGATTGACATCCCATCAGTTTACCACCCTCCCAGGAGCTCACCGAATCCAGCGCAGTGCCTGATATGACCCCATGCTTGAGTGACATGGATCAGAACATGGGATACATAGAGTCCAAGCCACCACCTCCTCTTGTCTCTCTGCCCCCAACATCTCTCTAGAAGTATCTGCCTCCCTGGCTCTGTCTTCCTGGTTCCCAACATGGCCCCAAGACACACATCCACACGCACAGACATCCACACACGCCCACACCTGTACCCTCTCCCCCACTCTCACCTGCATCTCTGGCCCTGCCACAGCCAGGTCCCTGATGGTGCTGGGCCCCAGGGCCTCTGTCATCTGCTTGAACTTCTTCACCTCCACCTCAGCCAGCTGCTGGGCCTTGCTCACTTCCAGCTCCAGCTGGGCCCGGGCGTAGACCAGCTCCAGCTCTCGCACTTTCTTTACTCGCTCAAGTTCAGCTTCCTGGAAAGGGAAAACCCAGCATTCTTTTGATCGGGTGGGCCCTGGATGTATCTAGCAAGTCACCTTGCCAGATAGCCTGAGGGACCTTGGATAGAAAGGATGGAACAGGAAACTTATCAGTTAGGGGTGCACCCTGGCTACACCACGCTTTAACTAGTGacccctgtgtgtgtatgttcagtcgctaagtgctgtctgactctgtgatgccatggactgcagcatgccaggcttccctgtccttcactatctcccggagcttgctcaaattcatgtccactgagtcggtgatgctaaccatctcagcctctgccaccctcttctccttttgaccCCAGGGAACTCCTTGATCCAATACTCAgttccctctgtaaaatggagagaattTCTACCCATAATGGAATTTCAGGATCCTGCCTGTAAAAACACAACATACCTAGCACAAAGCTGGCCAGTATGGGAACACGTATCTGTAAGATGGGTAATTATTATCCTTACCTTCAAAGCAAGTATTAGGAGAATGGAAACAGGGCAAAAGACTTCGCAAACCACAACACACTTGAATGGGGCTTTCTGTTAGGGTACATGGCTTCAGGGACCGGGCCTCTTCCAGACCCCAAGGCCACACCCTTTCACGGGCATCTCCCCCACTCACCGTCTCAATGGCCAAGGCGTCTGCCTTGAGCCTGGCCTGGAGCACAGCACCTTCTCCCTCGATGCGCGCTGCCTCGGCTCGGGACTCGGCCTCTGCCTTGGCGGTCCCAGTACTCTCCACCGCGGTGCTGAGGGTGGTGCAGAGaagtcagggaggcctggaaggAAGCCCAGCCGCGCCCTCCTCTACCTTGACTTGTGCTGTCGCAGCATGAGTgaacacacgcacgcacacacacacattccccccATCAGCTGCTCTTCCAAGACTCTCTGCCATCTTTTCTCCCAGTTCTCCACCCACCTCAGGGCCTCCAGCTCCAAGAGTTCTCTGCGAGCTTTCTCAGCTTCCGATTGGTCTAAGATCTTCTGCCTCTCAAGCCGGCCACGGGCTTCTTGTTCTAGTCTCTGAGCCTCGTGCCTGGGTGAGAGAGGGGACAGGTAAGACCCTGGGAGCGGGGCCAGAACAGGAACTCCAAGGGCCGTGAGCACTGGCCTATGAGAGGCCCTCAGTATGCAAATGAAAGAGCAGCATGGATATTACGTGAACCAGGTGCGGTTCTAGGGGCAGTGGCATAGGGCCATGACCCTGCTTTCACACGACTCACCTtctaatgggggaaaaaaacaagtaaacaaagatGATTTCAGACAGTGACAAGCTGCTACAataacatgactgagcaaagagGGCACTGCTTCAGTTGTGGTAGAAAGAAAAGGGCTCTCCAAGGAGGTGAACTCCGGAGGCCAGGAGGAGGAACCTGCCCTCAGGTGCAGAACAGCTCTGGGCAGAGGGAGCAGTCAGTGCAGAAGGCCTTAAATGCACAGCTGAGTTCCCACCTTGAGAGGCAGGAAGTAGCTAAGGGCTTGGAGCACATGAGCTCTGGGAGAAGGCAGGAAGGCAAGGTGGGGGAAGCAGGGCTGGACCCCAGAGTGCCTGGAAGGCCGCAGAAACAAATCTGGGTTCCAGGACCAGCAAGGTGAGAAGTCACAGAAGCAGAGGTAGCATCTATTCCACTTTCAGTGGCCCAGGCTATCTGCTGGTAAGGGGGACAACAGACTGACCACCAGGGGTGCCGTGTAACTGGGGTCCTGGCAGTGGGCAAGAGGCGGGGACCTGTGAGAGGCGGGGCCCACAGTGGGCATCATGGGCAGCCAGGCCCCTAGGCCTCACTCACTTAGCAGCTGCctcctgggagttggtggtgatcTCGATGGCCAGCTGGACGCTGCGCTGCAGGGCGTCCCGGGTCCTCTGGTCCACGGGCTCCACCGACTGCACATCCACACTGCTGACCACCAGCCCGTTCTGGGGAAAGACAGCCCGGTcccggggctggggcagggccaTGTGGTCAGGCCCCTTGGTTTCCTGGGTCTCAAAGCCAAAGACAGCAGTGCGAATGATGCGGGCTGAGTTCTTGTGGAAGTCATCAAAGGTGACGGAGGCCACGGCCCCCCGCACCCGAGACGCGATGGCTTTGCAAGCGTCACCCACGAAGTCAGGCACTGAGAAAAGCTTGGCTGTCTCTTGGGGGTCCTTCCGGTCACTCAGCTCGAAGTGCCTGTGAGCAAAGACAACTCTCTCGTCTTCAAAAAAGGACATCGACACCCACCTTCTGTGGTTTAGGCAAGGTCTCGCAACAGAGAATGCTAATTAGCATCTGCTGTGTTTCAGGTAAAGTCCTGAGAAACTTACATGTTCCCATTTCATTCACTCAGCCACCCTATTTGTTGGGAATGAGCATTATCCTTACTTTTTAGACAAgggaactgaggtccagagaggttaagtgacagaCTCTAAGTCACACAACAGGTCCTCCCAAGCCAGAAAGTTGAACCCAGGTGGTGTGGCTCCCGGGACCATGCGCCCTCAGTTTGTTATGTTGCAGTGCCCCCGGAGATGCCAGTTCCCAGCTAGCTGCCTTTGTCACGGTCCCAGTCACTCAGACAAGACGTGAGGAAGGTGTACTTGGGAGTTGTCAAGCACTGCTTCTGGGTCTGACTTTTCTTTCCTGTAACTCTCATCGCTGCCATTTGAGCTTTAACTACAGATGGGTCACTGTTCTAGTTCTCATAGCATCCTGTCCACAGCTCCATGAAACTGATGGTTACTCTGTTATTTTACAGACTGGGAACCTGCGGAAAGCACCCAGTGCTTGTCCAGCCTGTGGCTGGCAAGGGGTATACCTGTTAGCCTCAGAGCACTTGCTCTTGACCACCTGATCATcccagcacacacagagacacacacacggtCTTTTTAAAACCTTGTTTGGCTGAATTCCCACTGGGAGTTTAGCTGGTGAGTGTCTTCCACCCACGTCCCTCCAAATCCTGCTCCAGGCGAGCCCACATCTTCCCTGTCGTTCCCCTCCAGCATCAGACTGCATTTGCATGAACCCCTGGGTTTGCCCCTTGACCAGAGCATGGAGCCGGGCGGTCCGCCCTGACTGTGGGCTTAGCACTTGAGGAGGCATCTCCCCTCCTCAGGGTGCCCCCTGGGGGCTTCATCTCCCCAGGGTCCCTTACCAGTTGTAGGCAAGCTGCAGCTGGAGCCTGGCATGGTCCGCTGTCTCGATGGTGATGACATCGGTGAAGAAGTCAGGCCCCAGCAGCAGGCAGAGCGTGCGGCGGGCGTGGGGACGCTTGGGCCGCCCCGCCGAGAGGGACAGCACCGTGAACTGCTCTTCGGGACCCAGCAACACCAGCTCTGGCCCGAAGACCACGCTGCAGAGAAAGCCGGGGGTCAGAGGCCTGGAGAGACCCTCCCGCCACAGCCCCCTGACGGCACAGCCCCCCAGGCCACCGCTCACCGGGCTTTCTTCTCCCGGTAGTCATACACTTGCACCGCGGCGTTGTGCGGCACGCGGTAGCTGACCACGCGGGTCTTATTCCGGGGAGTGGAGAGCTTAGGGGTCTTGGATGTCTCCTTCTCACCCCTGTCGGCCAGAGGGTCCTGCCCCTTGTTCAGCAGCTCCTCCACCCCTGGAGGcagctccttctcccacagaactTCGTCCTGGGTCAGCATGTAGGTGCTCCCAATCACAGCTCGTACCTGGAAGATGAGGAGGGATGTCACCAGCGAAGGGAAGATGGAAAGAGACCCACCCGGCAGCCCTAAAGCCGAAGTGATCCAGGAGGCAGGGCAGCATCCTAGTTAAACGTGGCCTCTGGAAGGAGGCTGTTCAAGTTTGTGCTCCGCAAGCTCGGTTATCTTGGGCAGCTATCTGCCCCCACTCCCGCCCCCGTGTCTCTCAGCTCCTTAACTGCAAAATGGAGGGTAGGGTTGAGGAATGAATGATATCTAGCATGTCTAGTGCCAAGAATTTGGCATATGGTTAAGTTCCGATATTGTTCTCAAATTTTCCTTCATAGGGCAGCTTGGAGGGCACCCCAGGGACAGATGCAATCCTAGGAAATAGTTCACACACACTAACATTTCCTGGGATTCTGAACTCTACTTGTAGGTTTGAGTCCTAAAAGAGGCTGGAGATGTGGTCCTCAGTCAAACCAAGATCAAGGTTTAGGTGACAGGCAAAGAGGAGGGATTCCACCAGGAAAAGGGTGTGTGAGGCAGGTGGGGTCTTACTGCTGCTATGCCACATCCCCAGTCAGACTTTTATGCAGGAGGCTGGATCTAGATGCCTTGGGGGTTGAGTGCCCATCCTCAAATCTGGTTCATCTTCTTGCTCAGGAATGctaacatttaaaattaactaagacaagggcttccctggtgacttggtggtaacgaatccacctgccatgcaggagatgtgggtttgatccctgggttgggaagatcccctggagaaggaaatggcagcccactccagtattcttgcctgggaaatcccatggacagaggagtccatggagtcgcaaaacagtcagagacaactgaacgACTCAACAATCATTTAAGGCAAAGGGAAGACAAGGACTCCAGAAAACGCCCTGGTATTTTGCAGCCAGCTGGCTCAGATGCTGCCAGCAATGCTGTGGAGCcccttctgtcacctccactgcaCACCTCCCCATCCGCGTCATCCACTCGCCCAGACCAAGCCGCCACCACACCCACCCGGCAGCGCCCACCCCTCCGCAATTACCCTTCCGGTCTTGACATCCTGCACGTAGATGCCCTCGTTCTCATCCAGGGGGATGGCCTGACGCTCTTCCACCACCTCCACCTTGGCGGGCGGCACGTACTCCAGGGGGCCACGGATGAGCCAGCGGTCCCCAGCCTGGTGGGTGACCTTCTCCttgccctccccctcctccaggggctgcaGGGCCCTCAGCAGCAGACCCTGCTGCTCCGACAGCACGTATACATTCTGGATGCCTCGTTCCAGCTTCTCCCCGGGCTGGAGGAAGAAAGATTGTTCTCCCTGGTAGGGAGAAGTGCAATCAGGAGCCGTCGCCTCCCAGGACTGTAGAGCCCTCTGATGGTACCTCCTTCAGCCCTGGGTGATCGTGGGCTTCTGTTGAGGACAGAAGCccctgcacccccccaccccaccccctgcaaaaGCCCCTCCCCCCCATCATACAGCAAATCATTTATTTAGACTGAGGCTCTTCACAAATGCCTGTAAATGTGGTCAAATGCACAAATGCAGATGTGGTCAAACCTGCCCTGGAAAGATTCCGAGTTCTGAGTTCTCACAAGCTCAATAGTTAAGAATTAACTTATTGCTTTATTTCTCCCATGCTTTGTTCCCTTGGGGGTGGTGTAGTACAGAGCTTACCATCTCTGATCTTTGGACCAAATGTGgcctattttttaatataacataATACAATGTAAATTTATATTTGAGATAAAACCCACATATTATAAAACATGTGcccatgtgctaagtcgcttcagtcatggctgactctgcaactgtatggactgtagcctgccaggctcctctgcccatggaattctctaggcaagaatattggagtgggttgccatgcccttttccaggggatcttcccggcccagggactgaacccatttctcttatgtctcctgcactggcaggtgggttcttaaccactaacgccagctgggaagcccatattaaaaaatacacctgtttaaagtatacaattcagttgCTTTGGTATATCCAGAGTTGCCTAAGAACACTACTCCCTAATGGCAGAACATTATTATCCTGAAAAGAAACCCTGTATCCAGTAGTAGTTACTACCCATCCCCACCTCAACCACTATTATGTGGATTTACCTAC from Muntiacus reevesi chromosome 2, mMunRee1.1, whole genome shotgun sequence harbors:
- the MVP gene encoding major vault protein gives rise to the protein MAMEESIIRIPPYHYIHVLDQNSNVSRVEVGPKTYIRQDNERILFTPVRMVTIPPRHYCMVANPVARDAQGTVLFDVTGQVRLRHADLEIRLAQDPFPLFPGEVLEKDITPLQVVLPNTALHLKALLDFEDKNGQKVVAGDEWLFEGPGTYIPQKEVEVIEIIQATVIKQNQALRLRARKECLDRDGKERVTGEEWLVRSVGAYLPAVFEEVLDLVDAVILTEKTALHLRALQNFRDVRGVTRHTGEEWLVTVQDTEAHVPDVYEEVMGVVSVTTLGPHNYCVILDPVGPDGKNQLGQKLVFKGEQSFFLQPGEKLERGIQNVYVLSEQQGLLLRALQPLEEGEGKEKVTHQAGDRWLIRGPLEYVPPAKVEVVEERQAIPLDENEGIYVQDVKTGRVRAVIGSTYMLTQDEVLWEKELPPGVEELLNKGQDPLADRGEKETSKTPKLSTPRNKTRVVSYRVPHNAAVQVYDYREKKARVVFGPELVLLGPEEQFTVLSLSAGRPKRPHARRTLCLLLGPDFFTDVITIETADHARLQLQLAYNWHFELSDRKDPQETAKLFSVPDFVGDACKAIASRVRGAVASVTFDDFHKNSARIIRTAVFGFETQETKGPDHMALPQPRDRAVFPQNGLVVSSVDVQSVEPVDQRTRDALQRSVQLAIEITTNSQEAAAKHEAQRLEQEARGRLERQKILDQSEAEKARRELLELEALSTAVESTGTAKAEAESRAEAARIEGEGAVLQARLKADALAIETEAELERVKKVRELELVYARAQLELEVSKAQQLAEVEVKKFKQMTEALGPSTIRDLAVAGPEMQVKLLQSLGLKSTLITDGSTPINLFNTALGLLGLGAEAQTPAKKPTGGPSVQEGLLPISTAAPLTLGNNQVVP